In Hevea brasiliensis isolate MT/VB/25A 57/8 chromosome 13, ASM3005281v1, whole genome shotgun sequence, a single genomic region encodes these proteins:
- the LOC110663201 gene encoding glycine-rich cell wall structural protein 2 — translation MHLISFHFTLFFLIFIIGVSVAATAGDKKLVSPEMPTGPNNGQGGGSSGVTGSGHGPNWDYTWGWGSSPGSGWGYGSGSGRSANGFGRGFGFGFGSGSGSGSGSGYGYGSGSGGARGGGYGAGIGSGNSGGGGAGGGSGGAGGSYSPVDSRGKNNHG, via the coding sequence ATGCATCTCATCTCCTTTCATTTTACTCTTTTCTTTCTTATCTTCATAATTGGAGTTTCTGTTGCTGCCACTGCTGGTGACAAGAAATTGGTCTCTCCTGAAATGCCTACCGGACCTAATAATGGCCAAGGCGGCGGCTCTTCTGGGGTTACTGGTTCCGGCCATGGCCCCAACTGGGACTACACTTGGGGCTGGGGGTCGAGTCCCGGCAGCGGATGGGGTTATGGTTCCGGTTCAGGCCGGTCAGCAAATGGATTTGGCAGGGGTTTTGGGTTTGGGTTTGGGTCTGGAAGTGGGTCAGGATCGGGATCGGGATATGGTTATGGGTCTGGAAGTGGTGGTGCACGCGGCGGTGGGTATGGGGCTGGAATTGGGTCAGGTAACTCTGGTGGTGGCGGCGCTGGTGGAGGAAGCGGGGGGGCAGGTGGCAGTTACTCGCCGGTTGATTCCAGGGGGAAAAACAACCATGGTTGA
- the LOC110663202 gene encoding cyclin-U4-1, protein MADLEATVVMPKIITFLSSLLQRVAESNDLTRQLYPQRISVFHGLTRPNISIQSYLERIFKYANCSPSCFVVAFVYLDRFAQRQPSIPINSFNVHRLLITSVLVSVKFLDDIHYNNAYYAKVGGISTAEMNLLEVDFLFGLGFQLNVTPTTFHTYCTYLQKELMMQSPIQLVDNPLNMARPLKLHCCFNEDESTHQKQLAV, encoded by the exons ATGGCGGATTTGGAGGCCACAGTAGTGATGCCTAAGATCATTACATTCCTCTCCTCTCTCCTTCAACGAGTAGCGGAATCAAACGATCTTACCCGCCAGTTATACCCACAGAGGATCTCGGTCTTCCATGGCCTTACCAGGCCTAACATATCCATTCAAAGCTATCTGGAAAGAATCTTCAAGTACGCCAATTGTAGTCCCTCCTGCTTCGTAGTTGCCTTTGTGTATCTTGATCGCTTTGCCCAGAGACAGCCTTCTATTCCTATCAACTCTTTCAATGTTCATAGGCTGCTTATCACCAGCGTCTTAGTCTCTGTCAAGTTCTTGGATGACAT ACATTACAACAATGCTTACTATGCCAAAGTTGGAGGGATCAGCACAGCAGAGATGAATCTTCTTGAAGTGGATTTCTTGTTTGGTTTAGGGTTCCAATTAAATGTCACACCCACGACCTTCCACACTTACTGCACATACCTCCAAAAAGAGTTGATGATGCAATCTCCTATTCAATTAGTAGACAATCCTCTAAATATGGCAAGGCCCCTAAAACTCCATTGCTGTTTCAATGAAGATGAATCCACCCATCAAAAGCAACTTGCTGTTTAG
- the LOC110663204 gene encoding nucleoside diphosphate kinase 1, with protein sequence MEQTFIMIKPDGVQRGLVGEIISRFEKKGFSLKGLKLMSVERPFAEKHYEDLSSKPFFEGLVDYIISGPVAAMVWEGKNVVATGRKIIGATKPSESDPGTIRGDFAVEVGRNVIHGSDSVENAKKEIALWFPDGTVNWQSSLHSWIYE encoded by the exons ATGGAGCAGACTTTCATCATGATCAAACCTGATGGCGTCCAGAGAGGCTTG GTAGGTGAGATCATTAGCAGGTTTGAGAAGAAAGGTTTCTCCTTGAAAG GGTTGAAGCTTATGAGTGTGGAACGTCCCTTTGCTGAGAAGCATTATGAGGACCTGTCATCAAAGCCTTTCTTTGAAGGCCTAGTtgattatattatttctggtcCTGTTGCTGCTATGGTATGGGAAGGTAAAAATGTTGTTGCAACTGGTCGGAAGATCATTGGTGCCACTAAACCTTCAGAGTCGGATCCCGGCACCATCCGTGGTGATTTTGCAGTTGAAGTTGGAAG GAATGTCATTCATGGAAGCGATTCAGTTGAGAATGCTAAGAAAGAGATTGCACTGTGGTTCCCTGATGGCACAGTGAACTGGCAGAGCAGCCTTCATTCCTGGATCTACGAGTGA
- the LOC110663203 gene encoding peptide methionine sulfoxide reductase A1: MKMIHNLATSSTTASSRLLLLVSSSLSKPFICLSKKLQFSSSKPITSPQNSRPISYYRAPMNILNKLGFGTRSSDPSTIDPTIPQSSDDDLPAAGQQFVQFGAGCFWGVELAFQRVPGVTKTEVGYSQGLLHNPTYEDVCTGTTNHNEVVRVQYDPKECSYETLLNVFWARHDPTTMNRQGNDVGTQYRSGIYYYTQDQEKAARETLEQQQKLLNRKIVTEILPAKKFYRAEEYHQQYLAKGGRFGFKQSAEKSCNDPIRCYG; the protein is encoded by the exons ATGAAAATGATCCACAATCTAGCAACCTCCTCCACCACCGCCAGCTCGCGGCTCCTCCTCCTCGTCTCCTCCTCTCTTTCCAAACCCTTCATATGTCTCTCCAAaaagcttcaattttcttcttctaaacCTATTACTTCCCCTCAGAACTCCAGGCCTATCTCCTATTACCGGGCCCCAATGAATATCCTCAACAAACTCGGTTTTGGCACTAGGTCCTCTGACCCATCTACCATCGACCCAACAATCCCTCAGAGCTCGGACGACGACCTGCCAGCCGCTGGTCAGCAGTTCGTGCAGTTTGGAGCTGGCTGTTTCTGGGGGGTTGAATTGGCCTTCCAGAGAGTTCCAGGCGTCACCAAGACCGAGGTGGGTTACAGTCAGGGCCTCTTGCATAATCCCACTTATGAGGATGTATGTACCGGGACTACCAACCATAATGAGGTGGTCAGAGTGCAGTATGATCCTAAAGAGTGTAGCTATGAGACTCTTCTCAATGTTTTCTGGGCTAGGCATGATCCTACTACCATGAATCGCCAG GGAAATGATGTGGGAACACAATATAGATCCGGAATATACTATTACACCCAAGATCAGGAAAAGGCAGCTCGAGAGACTTTGGAACAACAGCAGAAGCTCTTGAACCGAAAGATAGTCACTGAGATTTTACCTGCCAAGAAGTTTTATCGagctgaagaataccaccaacaATACCTTGCCAAAGGTGGTCGTTTTGGATTTAAGCAATCTGCTGAGAAAAGCTGCAATGATCCAATTAGATGCTATGGCTAA
- the LOC110663191 gene encoding mavicyanin-like, whose amino-acid sequence MAKLALVSFLVILCFVLTSAATTYIVGDNSGWDISTDLDTWAQGKNFVVGDVLLFQYTPSNSVNEVTKESFDGCNTTHVIKTYTNGNTTVTLSRPGPWYFISGNKLYCLGGMKLEVNVQGNQTDSPVAAPQAQPGAALTQPSSKNNNPIPTSSGIVYAGGKDSLVKASFGFMATILWLSTCGY is encoded by the exons ATGGCTAAACTGGCTTTGGTTTCCTTTCTTGTCATTCTATGCTTTGTGTTAACATCTGCTGCTACAACTTACATTGTGGGGGATAATTCCGGTTGGGACATAAGCACTGATCTTGATACATGGGCTCAGGGCAAGAATTTTGTTGTTGGAGACGTTCTCT TGTTCCAATACACACCATCAAACAGTGTGAATGAGGTGACAAAAGAATCATTCGACGGATGCAACACCACCCATGTTATAAAAACATATACAAATGGGAACACCACAGTTACATTGTCAAGACCTGGTCCATGGTATTTTATTTCGGGCAACAAGTTGTATTGCCTAGGAGGAATGAAACTTGAGGTAAATGTACAAGGAAATCAAACAGATTCCCCAGTTGCTGCTCCTCAAGCACAACCAGGGGCTGCTCTTACTCAGCCTTCCTCTAAGAACAACAATCCGATTCCGACTTCTTCAGGAATTGTCTATGCAGGTGGAAAGGATTCTCTTGTAAAAGCCTCCTTTGGTTTTATGGCCACTATATTGTGGTTGAGCACCTGCGGATATTGA
- the LOC110663192 gene encoding uncharacterized protein LOC110663192 gives MYRSASWTRIADDYFLHSSQNGAGGMRITSSAEENELPAYDPITEMAKKEKRNKFAENAVHVIPFVLMLCAFILWFFSNPDVEVGIKTDSIAARIEGLTIEGDIDTDSDGTQTGFLPIDSVDLDGSRRTTDDKISRKLAKKT, from the exons ATGTATCGATCAGCGAGCTGGACCAGGATTGCAGATGATTACTTCCTTCACTCATCGCAAAATGGGGCAGGAGGGATGAGAATTACATCTTCAGCGGAAGAGAATGAACTACCAGCTTATGATCCAATCACGGAAATGGCAAAGAAGGAAAAACGTAATAAGTTTGCTGAGAATGCCGTGCATGTTATTCCTTTTGTGCTGATGCTTTGTGCCTTTATTTTATGGTTCTTTTCCAATCCAG ATGTGGAGGTGGGAATTAAAACGGATTCCATAGCAGCAAGAATTGAAGGGTTGACGATCGAAGGAGACATTGATACTGACAGTGACGGTACACAAACAGGGTTTTTACCAATTGATTCGGTAGATTTGGATGGCTCCAGAAGAACAACAGATGATAAAATTTCCAGGAAATTGGCAAAGAAAACTTAA
- the LOC110663205 gene encoding GTP-binding protein YPTM2: MNPEYDYLFKLLLIGDSGVGKSCLLLRFADDSYLDSYISTIGVDFKIRTVEQDGKTIKLQIWDTAGQERFRTITSSYYRGAHGIIIVYDVTDQESFNNVKQWLNEIDRYASENVNKLLVGNKCDLTANKVVSYETAKAFADEIGIPFMETSAKNATNVEEAFMAMAADIKNRMASQPAANNARPPTVQIRGQPVNQKSGCCSS, translated from the exons ATGAATCCTGAATA TGACTATCTGTTCAAGCTTTTACTGATTGGAGACTCTGGAGTTGGCAAATCGTGTCTTCTTCTGAGGTTTGCG GATGATTCATATCTGGACAGTTACATCAGCACAATTGGAGTTGACTTT AAAATTCGCACTGTAGAGCAAGATGGGAAGACCATTAAACTTCAAATT TGGGATACTGCAGGACAAGAACGATTCAGGACAATCACAAGTAGCTATTACCGTGGAGCACATGGCATTATA ATAGTTTATGATGTGACAGACCAAGAGAGTTTCAACAACGTTAAGCAatggttgaatgaaattgatcGTTATGCTAGTGAAAATGTAAACAAGCTTTTGGTTGGGAACAAGTGTGATCTCACTGCtaacaaagttgtttcttatgaaACAGCCAAA GCATTTGCTGATGAAATTGGCATTCCATTCATGGAGACAAGTGCAAAAAATGCTACCAATGTAGAGGAGGCTTTTATGGCAATGGCTGCTGACATCAAGAACAG GATGGCAAGTCAACCAGCAGCAAACAATGCAAGGCCACCGACTGTGCAGATACGTGGGCAACCGGTTAACCAGAAGTCTGGATGCTGCTCTTCTTAA
- the LOC110663233 gene encoding probable transcription factor At5g61620 yields the protein MFLLTSWTILFLCSGKPWTEEEHRTFLAGLKKLGKGDWRGISKNFVTTWTPTQVASHAQKFYLRQASADKKKRRSSLFDMTLKESVLASQELPNLPSNTSSQVNPQALRQAGKSSASPMKKTTEILSHQVFPGNGQNSVDAKTILAAPFVHIMNYNYTGLGYPFTPKGPASFATYAPLAAHTSGIPTPRSFPLIFSQEGPSTEKVDAPELDLKTGPPPKSLHGARYRPRHPVPLV from the exons ATGTTTCTGTTGACATCTTGGACTATACTTTTTCTTTGCTCAGGGAAGCCCTGGACTGAGGAGGAACATCGAACCTTTTTAGCTGGCTTGAAGAAGCTTGGGAAAGGTGATTGGAGAGGCATTTCAAAGAATTTTGTGACCACTTGGACCCCAACGCAGGTCGCTAGTCATGCTCAGAAGTTTTATCTGAGACAGGCTTCAGCCGATAAGAAGAAGCGTAGATCAAGTCTCTTTGATATGACACTCAAAGAATCA GTTCTGGCATCGCAGGAGCTCCCAAATTTGCCTTCTAACACTTCATCACAGGTAAATCCACAGGCATTAAGACAGGCTGGTAAATCTTCAGCTTCGCCAATGAAGAAGACTACTGAAATCCTGTCACAT CAAGTATTCCCCGGCAATGGGCAGAACTCTGTGGACGCTAAAACCATCCTAGCTGCACCTTTCGTCCATATAATGAATTATAATTATACAGGGTTAGGCTACCCTTTCACCCCTAAGGGCCCTGCAAGCTTTGCTACTTATGCACCTCTTGCAGCCCACACTTCTGGCATTCCTACGCCAAGATCATTTCCACTCATCTTTTCGCAAGAAGGTCCATCGACTGAAAAAGTAGACGCTCCAGAGCTGGACCTTAAAACCGGACCACCTCCTAAATCCCTACATGGGGCAAGATATCGACCAAGGCATCCGGTCCCATTAGTGTGA